In Syntrophorhabdus sp., the DNA window GCGGGGGGAGCCTTCTTCTTTGCCAGCTGGTCCTCCAGGGCCTGGTTCTTCGCCCTCGCGCTGTCGAGCTCGGCCTTGACCTGGGTCAGTTCAGCCTTTGCCTTCTGGCTCTCTTTCATCGCGTCCTGGAGTTTGGCCTCCGTTGTTGCCAGCTGGGTCTTGGCCTTCTTCAGGATCTCCACCTCCTGTTCCAGGGTGTTCGCCTTCAGGAAGAAGACAACGGCGACGACAGCGAGAACGAGGGCGACTATCCCCAGGACCGCCGGAAGAATAGGAAACGGTTTCTTCACAGGTGGAGGCAATCCTTCCTCGGGGTCCTTCATCTTGGGGAATTCTTCCTCGGTGGTGACCTGATTTCCATTCTCATCGAACACGGGCATTTTTGGTGACTCCTTTTGCTTTAAGTATTTTGTCCATACTTACCACAGAAGATAGCGAAAGACCAGAGAAAAAGCCAAGGACCGTCACAGGTCGCAAGTCTCAGGCCACATGTCCAAAGGCCGGCACAGTCCCCGTCATTCCGGCGAAGGCCGGAATCTAGGAAAGGTCTGTTTCGTGACGGAAAGGGTACGGGAGAGATGGAAGGGTGTGGAC includes these proteins:
- a CDS encoding DUF2730 family protein produces the protein MPVFDENGNQVTTEEEFPKMKDPEEGLPPPVKKPFPILPAVLGIVALVLAVVAVVFFLKANTLEQEVEILKKAKTQLATTEAKLQDAMKESQKAKAELTQVKAELDSARAKNQALEDQLAKKKAPPAPKKSSAQADKKPSQADKKPVPKKPAPKKP